Part of the Microbacterium immunditiarum genome is shown below.
TCGGCGCGACGTTGAAGCCGCCCGTGATGATGAGCTCCTTGATGCGGTCGACGATGCGCACGAAGCCGGCGTCGTCGATCGTCACGATGTCTCCGGTGCGGAACCAGCCGTCGGCGAAGACGCTCTCGGTCTCCTCCGGCTTGCCGTAGTAGGCCTGGAACACCTGCGGACCGCGCACGACGAGCTCGCCGCGCTCGCCCGGAGCGACGTCGCGCGTCGGGTCGTCGGGATCAACGACGCGGCACTCGGTTCCCGGCAGGGGAAGACCCACGGTGCCCGGAACGCGGTTCGGGGCGACCGGGTTCGCCATGAGCACGGGCGAGCACTCCGACAGCCCGTAGCCCTCGACGAGGTATCCGCCCGACGCCTCCTCGAACGGCACGACGAGCTCGTGCGGAAGCGCCATCGCGCCCGAGATCGCGATCTCGGTTCCGGCGAGCGACACGCCCTTCTCCTTCGCGGCCTGCAGCAGCCGCGCGGCGATCGGAGGCACGAGGGGGAGGAACGTCGCCGGATGCCTCTTCGTCACCTCGAGCACCATGTCGGGGTCGAAGCGCGGGAAGAGCACGAGCCGCGCGCCCATCGACATCGCGAACGTGAGGCACAGCGTCAGCCCGTAGGCGTGGAACATCGGGAGCACGGCGTAGACGACGCATCCGTGTCCGCGTTTGATCGACGGCACCCACGCGCGCGCCTGCGCTGCGTTCGACAGCAGGTTGCGGTGCGTCAGGACGGCGCCCTTCGGAGTGCCGGTCGTGCCACTCGTGTACTGGATGATCGCGACGTCGTCCGTCGCGGGCCGCGGTGCCGTCGCCGGGAGAGGCTCGGCCCTCAGCAGCTCCTCCCACGGGGTCACGCCGCGCACGGGCTCGTGCAGCGCCTCGCGGGCCTCGCGAGCCTTCGCGATGGGCAGCTTGAGGGCGAGGCGAGTGCCGAGCGGCATCGCCTTCGTGATGTTGACCGAGACGAGCTCACGCACGCGAAGGTCGTCGGGGAAATCCTGGATCGTGGGGACGACCTTGCTCCACGCGATGACGTGCTTTGCGCCGTGGTCCTCGAACTGCTTGCGCAGCTCGCGCGGCGTGTAGAGCGGGTTGTGCTCGACCACGATGCCTCCTACGCGAAGCACCGCGTAGAAGGCGACGATGTGCTGCGGGCAGTTCGGCAGCACGATCGCCACCGGGTCGCCGGGGCCCACGCCGCG
Proteins encoded:
- a CDS encoding long-chain-fatty-acid--CoA ligase, whose protein sequence is MTTYDPPRPWIASYAEGVPEDLEPVTGSLIDIVEASARDYPDAPALQFFGRTTSYREMQQQIERVASALRDRGVGPGDPVAIVLPNCPQHIVAFYAVLRVGGIVVEHNPLYTPRELRKQFEDHGAKHVIAWSKVVPTIQDFPDDLRVRELVSVNITKAMPLGTRLALKLPIAKAREAREALHEPVRGVTPWEELLRAEPLPATAPRPATDDVAIIQYTSGTTGTPKGAVLTHRNLLSNAAQARAWVPSIKRGHGCVVYAVLPMFHAYGLTLCLTFAMSMGARLVLFPRFDPDMVLEVTKRHPATFLPLVPPIAARLLQAAKEKGVSLAGTEIAISGAMALPHELVVPFEEASGGYLVEGYGLSECSPVLMANPVAPNRVPGTVGLPLPGTECRVVDPDDPTRDVAPGERGELVVRGPQVFQAYYGKPEETESVFADGWFRTGDIVTIDDAGFVRIVDRIKELIITGGFNVAPTEVEAVLRQHPDVEDAAVVGLPSEKSGEEVVAAVVCSADVDDVDVEAVREFARRILTPYKVPRRIFVVDELPKSLIGKVLRRQVRESLLQLNSGG